The following proteins are co-located in the Doryrhamphus excisus isolate RoL2022-K1 chromosome 3, RoL_Dexc_1.0, whole genome shotgun sequence genome:
- the rb1cc1 gene encoding RB1-inducible coiled-coil protein 1, with product MKLYVFQVNNGSTLTFDTDLAVQTVLELKHAIQAKYKIAIQHQVLVVNGGECMAAERRVCSYSAGTETNPIFLFNKEMILSDRDPTIPKTTFSIESEIQVKVEESLLMPAVFHTVASRTQLALEMFEVANKLSSFCERLVHDEHLQHQGWAAIMANLDDCTLSYQKLLMKFDTAYATYQHDLEEIKFKLTKLGTAVSVMARIPLLECLTRQSHRENIKKSASTSDKDSDETEEEKSTDSVLCATDAQRARKVQGSTLSEKRDGAGDEDRNPMMDSGGLRAALLDEDNQFGNTAQFNVTLLDWINVQDRPNDVESVVRKCFDSINRLDPRIIQPFLGDCRDTIAKLDNQNMKAIKGLEDRLYALDQMIASCKKLVNEQKELAQGFLANQKRAENLKDTSVLPDLCLSHTNQLMIMLNNHRKLLDIKKKCTTAKQELANNLQVRLKWCCYVMLHADQDGEKLQALFRLLTELTERVRVVEALSTVPQMYCLAVVEVVRRKMFMRHYREWAYALVKDGKQLYEAEKFKRETFGKLFRKSFLRNRLFRGLDAWPPTSFCTRKPRRFDDELPDISLDDLQYLKSCCPVEVQPFLMVPTMCDFEPLNQHVEKLHRLVQAAQSLDEMSQTITDLLSEQRASCSPSPHRSTILTPQSAESPPGPSTATHSKAPTSLTLQGPSCQPLHVPAPAPLEDLSPDSIDAQTFDFETIGHPNMDPILQPGSLDLDSLAESPESDFMSAVNEFVIEENLTSPNPISDPTSPEMMVESLYSSVINAIDNKRMQDTTTFERENSRISVLHQIIDNYRSAAEESHSNLRCVKDDLCRLRSQVLKEQNDFGFGLRSMSTEVRNIVDDVCHTLKLELKEQHQSEIVAIQQTFEKQILSLTEENVDHQNIVRDVQRAMLDLEGLMERKEKELTQLESDKAQWLHTEGSLKEKIKKTEQLMHDQTAELETLLDSRDSLKTQLENLHFEIERSQQKIRQELEAVEQVHLKELEDRMIQEHTAQLNTLAKDRQEALEHLAAENRAKIDDTTEHYNLALKEKDIHIKDLETRITELAELRCKLEMEIALKETEAEEVRGLLEDTKMQQAEAVRSQVADKLQVLNEELIKVKQELQVKNEEYEMDRAKLKSLLKIEKDNCISELVDRHEEEIALLQKDLSSLQQQAQDADRSHAEQLQNLKQELQLQKDETENRLLDRIRQLEDELHDRPASLSDGGLPLCAESHTAGPLSLDSALQERLQQVRASLQTQLELLERRKNEEIQNLKTSLIAEQQTNFNTVLTRERLKKEQVISELTEKLQNVTQQQEKDKALIETLSEDRASVMQEKKQLEEELNRLRSTSLVSSAIFTSNPSAQEMGEVAGACASELLADSERLASVATLRDEEHVDSAVEASMVTVHDNVLMSEEKQRILLLERTLHMKEEENKRLSQRLMSQSMSSVSSRHSDKIAIRDFQVGDLVLIILDERHDNYVLFTVGPTLYFLHSESLTALDLKPASGTSRRPWVLGKVMEKEYCQAKKAQNRFKVPLGTKFYRVKAVPWNRKV from the exons atgaagttgtatgtGTTCCAGGTTAACAATGGCAGCACGCTGACATTCGACACTGACCTTGCTGTCCAAAC TGTACTGGAGCTTAAACATGCCATACaagcaaaatataaaattgcCATTCAACATCAAGTCCTTGTTGTCAATGGAGGGGAATGTATGGCTGCAGAGAGGCGAGTCTGCAGCTACAGTGCTGGCACT GAAACAAACCCCATATTCCTCTTCAACAAAGAGATGATCTTGTCTGACCGGGATCCCACAATCCCCAAAACCACCTTTTCCATCGAGAGTGAGATTCAGGTGAAGGTGGAAGAGTCGCTCCTGATGCCAGCCGTCTTTCACACTGTTGCCTCAAGAACACAACTTGCTCTG GAAATGTTTGAAGTTGCCAACAAACTTAGCTCGTTCTGTGAACGTTTGGTTCATGATGAACACCTGCAGCACCAAGGCTGGGCCGCCATCATGGCGAACCTGGATGACTGCACTCTATCCTATCAGAAGCTGCTCATGAAATTTGACACTGCTTACGCCACATATCAGCACGACCTGGAAGAAATTAAGTTCAAACTGACAAA GCTGGGGACAGCAGTCTCTGTAATGGCCAGGATACCCCTGCTGGAATGCTTGACAAGACAAAGTCACAGAGAAAACATAAAGAAGTCAGCCTCCACTTCAGATAAAGATTCCGATGAGACGGAAGAAGAAAAATCCACAGACTCTGTGCTATGCGCCACGGATGCTCAGAGGGCCCGCAAGGTACAAGGTTCTACCTTGTCGGAGAAGCGGGATGGGGCTGGTGACGAGGACAGAAATCCGATGATGGACAGCGGTGGGCTGCGAGCTGCTCTGCTAGATGAAGATAACCAGTTTGGGAATACCGCCCAATTCAATGTCACACTTTTAGACTGGATCAACGTGCAAGATCGACCCAATGACGTGGAGTCCGTTGTTAGAAAATGCTTTGATTCCATCAATAGG CTTGACCCGCGGATCATTCAACCTTTCCTGGGAGACTGTCGCGACACAATTGCCAAACTTGATAATCAAAACATGAAAGCTATCAAAGGGCTGGAGGACAGGTTGTACGCACTTGACCAGATGATCGCCAGCTGCAAGAAGTTGGTCAATGAACAAAAGGAACTTGCTCAG GGAtttttagccaatcagaagcgTGCTGAAAACCTGAAGGATACATCTGTTCTGCCCGACTTGTGTCTGAGTCACACCAACCAGCTGATGATCATGCTGAACAACCACAGGAAGCTGTTGGACATCAAAAAGAAGTGCACCACTGCCAAACAGGAACTTGCAAACAACCTCCAAGTCCGACTCAA ATGGTGCTGTTATGTGATGCTCCATGCAGACCAGGATGGTGAAAAGCTTCAGGCTTTGTTTCGACTCCTTACGGAACTCACGGAAAGGGTGCGGGTGGTGGAAGCCCTCAGCACTGTGCCCCAGATGTATTGCTTGGCGGTGGTGGAAGTCGTGAGGAGGAAGATGTTTATGCGGCACTACAGAGAG TGGGCCTATGCGCTTGTGAAAGATGGCAAACAGCTGTATGAGGCGGAGAAGTTCAAAAGGGAGACCTTTGGGAAACTCTTCA GAAAGTCCTTCCTCAGAAATCGGTTGTTCCGAGGGCTTGATGCGTGGCCTCCTACTTCCTTTTGT ACACGAAAACCTAGGCGATTTGATGATGAACTCCCAGACATCTCCCTTGACGACTTGCAGTACTTGAAATCATGTTGTCCTGTTGAGGTGCAGCCTTTCCTCAT GGTCCCGACAATGTGTGACTTTGAGCCCTTGAATCAGCATGTGGAGAAGCTACACCGGCTGGTCCAAGCTGCACAGAGTTTGGATGAAATGTCTCAAACTATAACTGACCTGCTAAGTGAACAAAGG GCATCATGTAGTCCAAGTCCGCACAGGTCAACCATATTGACGCCTCAGTCTGCAGAAAGTCCGCCTGGACCCTCCACAGCCACGCACTCCAAAGCGCCTACCTCTCTCACCCTTCAAGGACCCAGCTGTCAGCCTCTCCACGTTCCTGCCCCAGCCCCATTAGAGGACCTTTCTCCAGACAGCATCGATGCACAAACATTTGACTTTGAAACCATCGGTCATCCCAACATGGATCCCATTCTGCAGCCAGGCTCACTCGACCTGGATTCCCTGGCAGAGAGCCCCGAGTCTGATTTCATGTCCGCCGTCAATGAGTTTGTAATCGAAGAGAACCTGACCTCTCCAAACCCCATCAGTGACCCCACAAGCCCTGAAATGATGGTGGAGTCTTTGTATTCCTCCGTCATTAATGCCATCGACAACAAGCGCATGCAGGACACCACAACATTCGAGAGGGAAAACTCCAGGATCTCGGTTCTGCATCAAATTATTGACAACTATCGATCAGCTGCGGAAGAGTCCCATTCCAATTTGAGGTGTGTGAAGGATGACCTGTGTCGCCTCCGAAGTCAGGTCTTGAAAGAACAGAATGACTTTGGCTTTGGTCTGAGGAGTATGAGCACAGAGGTTCGTAACATTGTGGACGATGTCTGCCACACACTTAAACTGGAGCTGAAAGAGCAGCATCAGAGCGAGATTGTCGCCATTCAGCAAACGTTTGAGAAGCAGATCCTCTCCCTAACAGAGGAAAACGTAGACCACCAGAATATAGTGCGAGATGTGCAGCGAGCAATGCTGGACTTGGAGGGGCTGATGGAGCGCAAAGAGAAAGAACTTACTCAGCTGGAGAGCGACAAGGCGCAGTGGCTCCACACAGAGGGAAGCCTGAAAGAGAAGATCAAGAAGACGGAACAGCTAATGCATGATCAAACTGCAGAGCTAGAGACCCTCTTGGATTCCAGAGACTCTCTGAAAACGCAGCTTGAGAATCTGCATTTTGAGATTGAACGCAGCCAGCAGAAGATCAGGCAGGAATTGGAGGCTGTGGAGCAGGTGCACTTGAAGGAGCTTGAGGATAGAATGATACAGGAACATACGGCACAACTCAACACCCTTGCTAAGGATCGTCAGGAGGCTCTGGAACACCTTGCTGCTGAAAATAGGGCTAAGATTGATGACACAACTGAACACTATAACTTGGCTCTGAAAGAGAAAGACATCCATATAAAAGACCTGGAGACTCGTATCACTGAGCTTGCAGAACTCCGGTGCAAACTGGAGATGGAGATTGCACTCAAAGAGACGGAAGCAGAAGAGGTGAGGGGCCTATTGGAGGACACCAAGATGCAGCAGGCCGAGGCTGTGAGGTCCCAGGTAGCCGACAAGCTGCAAGTCCTCAACGAAGAGCTCATAAAGGTCAAACAGGAGCTTCAGGTGAAAAACGAGGAGTATGAGATGGACCGAGCCAAGCTGAAGAGCCTCTTGAAGATTGAGAAGGACAACTGCATTTCAGAGCTTGTGGACAGACATGAAGAAGAGATCGCCCTGTTGCAAAAAGATCTCTCCTCCTTGCAGCAGCAAGCCCAGGATGCTGACAGGAGCCATGCAGAGCAGCTGCAGAACCTCAAGCAAGAGCTGCAGCTACAAAAGGATGAGACGGAAAATAGGCTGTTGGATAGGATTAGACAACTTGAAGATGAGCTTCATGACAGGCCAGCCTCATTGAG TGACGGAGGGTTGCCACTGTGTGCTGAGAGTCATACAGCTGGACCTCTTTCTCTGGACTCGGCACTACAAGAACGACTGCAGCAGGTGAGGGCCTCCCTGCAGACCCAACTGGAGCTCCTGGAGAGGAGGAAGAATGAGGAGATTCAGAACCTCAAGACCTCTCTGATTGCAGAACAGCAG ACTAATTTCAACACAGTTCTGACTCGTGAGAGGCTGAAGAAGGAACAGGTCATCAGTGAACTTACAGAGAAGCTGCAGAACGTCACCCAACagcaggaaaaagacaaag CTCTGATAGAAACTCTATCTGAGGACAGAGCAAGTGTCATGCAGGAGAAGAAGCAGCTGGAGGAAGAGCTCAACCGCTTGCGCAGCACCTCTCTGGTCTCCTCGGCCATCTTCACAAGCAACCCATCAGCCCAGGAGATGGGCGAGGTGGCGGGTGCGTGTGCCTCTGAGCTCCTGGCTGACAGTGAACGACTGGCCTCTGTGGCGACCTTGAGGGATGAAGAGCACGTCGACTCTGCAGTGGAAGCTAGTATGGTGACAGTCCA tgATAATGTCCTGATGTCAGAGGAAAAACAGAGAATACTTCTACTTGAGAGG ACCTTACATATGAAGGAGGAAGAGAACAAGCGCCTCAGTCAAAGACTG atgTCTCAAAGCATGTCGTCTGTATCTTCACGGCACTCAGACAAAATCGCTATCCGAGA TTTCCAGGTAGGCGATCTGGTTCTAATCATCCTGGATGAAAGACATGACAACTACGTCCTCTTCACCGTCGGCCCAACACTTTACTTCTTGCACTCGGAGTCGCTCACTGCCCTGGACCTCAAACCAG cATCAGGGACATCAAGGCGACCGTGGGTTCTTGGAAAGGTGATGGAGAAGGAGTATTGCCAGGCTAAAAAG